In the Engystomops pustulosus chromosome 2, aEngPut4.maternal, whole genome shotgun sequence genome, one interval contains:
- the LOC140119394 gene encoding uncharacterized protein — translation MFRLADISGPTIGNMETHGMEASSLDLISLNPEPREKEKDKGRAKDQSGTKKTTSKKCNMCLEKLPTDYKKPVCKTCVDNLLREERTSFVDEMRSFIREEVKTSIASSITAFIPQEPPHKKQRVIESMSDYTSDSEGTKESTDMEPGPSNSASKMESRYLLASEDLEPLLKAMRDTLKIEEIEETKSIQDELFGLLKVKKRRVFPINDTLKELILEEWREPENKISISREFKSRLSFDETEAKIWNATPKVDIQVTKMTKKTDLPFEDAIQLRDPLDRKADSLLKKTWECAMLNLKSNIATTSMARTLFHWITQLEGHVRDGTPREMLLSTFSTLRAATAFIADASAEGVRISAKEGALSNSVRRSLWLRQWTGDFRSKSKLCGIPFEGEYLFGSELDTLLEKAADRKKGFPESRSNQRKQPFRDSKDRKQPFRGKGKQGRWSYPKGGRGRGFLLSASNSAPVFRKQ, via the exons ATGTTTAGGCTTGCTGATATCAGTGGTcccacaattgggaatatggagacacatggcatggaggcttcaagtctggacctcatatccttgaaccct gagcccagggaaaaggagaaggataaagggagagctaaaGATCAGTCCGGCACAAAGAAAACCACTTCCAAAAAGTGTAATATGTGCTTAGAGAAACTCCCTACGGACTATAAAAAGCCGGTCTGTAAAACCTGCGTAGATAATCTACTCAGAGAAGAGAGAACCTCATTTGTGGATGAAATGCGTAGCTTTATCAGAGAAGAAGTTAAAACATCTATAGCATCATCCATAACAGCTTTCATACCTCAGGAGCCTCCACATAAAAAACAAAGAGTTATAGAATCCATGTCGGATTATACATCAGACTCAGAAGGGACCAAGGAGTCTACGGATATGGAGCCAGGTCCCTCAAATTCAGCCAGTAAGATGGAGTCGAGATATTTGTTAGCATCCGAAGATCTGGAACCCTTACTAAAAGCTATGAGGGATACCCTCAAAATTGAGGAAATAGAAGAGACCAAATCTATTCAGGATGAATTATTCGGACTTCTTAAAGTTAAGAAGAGGCGAGTGTTTCCCATAAATGACACTCTTAAGGAACTAATACTAGAAGAATGGAGAGAACCGGAGAACAAAATCTCCATATCTAGAGAATTTAAAAGTCGTCTGTCCTTTGATGaaacagaagccaaaatttgGAACGCTACCCCTAAAGTAGACATCCAGGTCACAAAAATGACCAAGAAGACGGACCTCCCGTTTGAGGATGCAATCCAGTTAAGAGATCCCCTGGATAGAAAGGCGGACAGCCTTctaaagaagacatgggagtgtgCCATGTTAAATCTAAAATCAAATATTGCCACAACATCCATGGCACGGACTCTCTTTCATTGGATTACCCAACTGGAGGGTCATGTTAGAGATGGTACTCCTAGGGAGATGCTATTGAGTACATTTTCAACGTTGAGAGCAGCCACCGCCTTCATCGCAGATGCCTCAGCGGAAGGAGTTAGAATAAGTGCCAAGGAAGGGGCACTATCAAATTCAGTTAGAAGATCACTTTGGCTTCGCCAGTGGACTGGCGATTTCAGATCGAAGTCAAAATTATGTGGTATTCCATTTGAAGGGGAATACCTATTCGGTTCCGAACTTGACACGCTGTTGGAAAAAGCGGCAGACAGAAAGAAAGGGTTTCCGGAATCCAGAAGTAACCAAAGAAAGCAGCCCTTTCGagactctaaggacagaaaacagccctttagagggaaaggcaaacagggcaggtggagctaccctaaaggagggagAGGAAGGGGCTTCCTTCTCAGTGCCAGCAACTCGGCCCCAGTGtttagaaaacaatga